Within the Polymorphobacter megasporae genome, the region AGCACAACGGCCCGGTCGTCGCGCCGACGTGGGCGCTGAGCGAGGCCGACACCGGGTTTCCGCTCGATCTCGCGACATGGCCGGGGCTCGAAGCGCAGGTCGCAGCGGCGGCGGACGACATCGCCTATGACAATCACGACCTCGACGACGGGTTGCGCGCCGGATTGTTCACGATCGACGACGTCGTCGCAGTGCCGTTCGTCGCCGACTGCTGGGCGGCGGTGACCGCGCGCTTCCCCGGAGTGGCGGCACGGCGGCGACTCGTTCCCGAACTCGTCCGCGAGCAGATCGGGCGGATGGTCGACGACCTTCTCGCGACGAGCCGCGCCCGCATTGCCGCCGTCGCGCCCGGCTCGGTCGCCGATGTCCGCGCGGCCGAGCACGCGCTGATCGGCTTTTCGGACGGCATGGCGGACAGCGCTGGGGCGCTCAAACACTTTCTGCGCACGCGGATGTATACCCATCCCGAGGTCGCCCGCCTCCGCGACCCAGCGGTCGAGATCGTCGCCGGGTTGTTCGCCGCGTTCGATGCCGATCCCAACCAGCTGCCGCCGCGCTGGCAGGCGACGCTCCCCGCCGCCGAGCCCGAACGCGCGCGTCACGTCGGCGACTTCATTGCCGGGATGACCGATCGCTATGCGCTCAGGGAGTATGCGCGGGTGATCGGGCCGAGCCCGATGCCGGGTTACTGATCCGCGCCGAGCATCGGTTCGCCGACCATCGCGGGTGCGGCGGGTTCGCCAGCAAGCCAGCGGTAGGCACCCCCGGCGAGGAGCGCGCCGCCGATCGGGGCGAGCCAGAACAGCCAGAGCTGCTGGAGCGCGAGGCCGCCGACGAGCAATGCCGGGCCGGTGCTCCGCGCCGGATTGACGCTCGTGTTGGTCACCGGGATCGAGATCAAATGGATCAGCGTCAGCGCGAGGCCAATCGCGATCGGCGCGAACCCCGACGGCGACCGCGTGTCGGTTGCGCCGAGGATGACGATGAGAAAGCCGAACGTCAGTACGACCTCGATGATCAGCCCCGACATCAGCGTATAATGCCCCGGCGACTGGATGCCGTAGCCGTTGACCGCGAGGCTCGTCGGACCCATCACGAAGTCGGGACCGCCCTGCGCGATCGTCATCAGGACGAACGCGGCGACGATCGCCCCCGCGACCTGCGCGACGATGTACGGCAGGATGTCCTTCGCGGGAAAGCGCTTGCCCGCCCATAATCCGATCGTAACGGCCGGGTTGAGATGGCAGCCCGAGATGTGGCCGATCGAGTACGCCATCGTCAGGACGGTCAGCCCGAACGCGAGGCTGACACCGGCGAGCCCGATGCCGACGCCGGGGAACGCAGCCGCCAGAACCGCGCTGCCGCACCCGCCGAAGACAAGCCAGAAGGTGCCGAAGCCTTCCGCAAACAGGCGTTTAGGCAATGCGATCATGGTCGTTTCCCCCTTGATGCGTTCTCGGCCGCGTCATCCTAGCCAAGCCGGAAGCGTGCGCGGCAGCCGCCGTTGACCCAGATGCCGCCGCGGTCCCAGCCCCATGTCTGGCCCTGGACGCAGTTGCCGGCGATGACGTCGATCTGCGGGCGGCGGAAGACATCGGTGGCGCAGCGGCTCGGCTGGAACTGCCACGATTCGCAGACGATCATCCGCCCGCCGTTGCCGGGAATTGGCGCGGTGGGGAAGCCGCCACCGGGCCCGGGGCCCCCGGGGCGGCCGCCGACGACCGCAAAGATGCCGCGGCAGCCGTTGTTGACCCAGATGCCGCGCGGGGTGAAGCCCCACGTCTGGCCCTGCGTGCACATACCGCCGGTCTGCTGGAGCAGGCGGACACCGCCGCGCGTATCCGCCGGACATTCGTTCGGCTGGAATTGCCACGATTCGCAGGTGATCTGGCGCGCTTGGGGCGGGTAGCCCGCACCGCCGCCACCTGGGTAACCGCCACCTGGGTAACCGCCGCCACCGGGACCGCCACCACCCGGGTAACCTCCGCCCGGATAGCCGCCGCCGCCGTTCCCGCCGCCAGCGCGATTGACCGAGAAGACCGCGCGGCAGTTGCCGCTGACCCAGATGCTGTTCGCGTCCCAGCCCCATGTCCGCCCCTGGTCGCATGGCGGGTTGGTGACCTGCATCAGCTTGACGAATCCCGCTCGGCCGATGTCGATCGGGCAGCGTGCCGGTTCGCGGAACGACGCGCACTCGATCTGCTGCCAGTTGCCGCCCTGCGCGATCGCGGGGGCCGACCAGGAACCTGCCCCGGCGATGATCATCGCGAGCATTAGAACCAGCCTAAACATTACGCAGTGCCCCCCGCGGCGGAATCCCCCTCCACCGATGGTGCGATACTAGCCAAGGCCGATCGTTCCGGCAACGGACTTTTCCCGGCACCGCCCGACCGGATCGAGCGTGACCCGCCGCCGATTCCCCGCTAGTCGTGGCGTTTGCCAACCGAACCCGCCGGAACCGCCTTGACCACCGTTTATCATCGCTATGCTGCTCATGTCGCCGACGCGCTCGCCGATCTCGTCCGCTCGGGCGACCTGCCGCCGGGGCTCGATACGCGCCACGTTACCGTCGAAAGCCCGCGCGATCCGACCCACGGCGACTTGGCGACCAATGCGGCGATGGTGCTGGCGAAGCCCGCGGGGATGAAGCCGCGCGAGATCGCGGTCGGCATCGCGCAATATCTCATCGGGCTGCCCGACGTCGCGAGCGCCGAAGTCGCCGGGCCGGGCTTCCTCAACATCACGCTCAACCCGGGCGTTTGGCAGGCCGAACTCCGCACGATCCTTGCCGAGGGAGCCGACTATGGCCGCTCGACGATGGGCGGCGGCAAGCCGATCAACGTCGAATATGTCTCGGCGAACCCGACCGGGCCGATGCACATGGGGCATTGCCGGGGCGCGGTCGTCGGCGACGCGCTGGCGAGCCTGCTCGACTATGCCGGGTTCGCGGTGACGCGCGAATATTACATCAACGACGCCGGCGGGCAGGTAGACACGCTCGCCCGCTCGGCGCACCTGCGCTACCTCGAGGCGCTCGGCGGCGTCGTCACGATCCCCGAGGGCTATTACCCCGGCGACTATCTGATCCCGGTCGGGCAGGCGCTCGCCGCCGAGCTCGGCGATCATTATGCGCTGCTCCCCGAAAGCGAGTGGCTCGCGCTCTTCCGGAGCCGTACCGTTGCGATGATGATGGACCTGATCCGCGACGATCTCGCGCTGCTCGGCATCCACCACGACCGCTTCTTCTCCGAAGCCAGCCTCGGAGATGCGGTCGGGGCTGCACTTGCCGATCTCGATGCCAAGGGGCTGATCTACGAGGGCGTCCTCGAAGCGCCGAAGGGGGAAACAGCCGACGACTGGGAGCCGCGCCCGCAGACGCTGTTCCGCAGCTCGCAGTTCGGCGACGACAGTGATCGTGCGCTCAAAAAGTCCGACGGCAGCTGGACATATTTCGCGGGTGACGTCGCGTATCACTACGACAAATTGCGCCGCGGCTTCACCGGGCTCGTCGACATGTTCGGGGCCGACCACGGCGGCTACGTCAAGCGGATGACGGCGGCGGTCGCGGCGCTGTCCGACGGCGCGGTCGCGCTCGACGTCAAGCTCGTCCAGATGGTTCGGCTGTTTCGCGCCGGTGAGCCGGTCAAGATGTCGAAGCGGTCGGGCTCGTTTGTCACGCTCGCCGATGTCGTCCACGAGGTCGGCAAGGACGTCGTCCGGTTCATCATGTTGACCAAGAAGTCGGACACCCAGCTCGATTTCGACTTCGCCAAGGTCGTCGAGCAGTCGCGCGAGAACCCGGTGTTTTACGTCCAGTACGCCCACGCCCGGATCTGCTCGCTCCAGCGGCGCGCGGCGGAGGCGGGGATGGTCTTGCCCGACGCCGACCTGACGCGGCTCGACGACGAGGAGCTCGGGCTGGTCAAATTCGCTGCGCAATGGCCGAAGATCGTCGAAGCGGCGGCGGCATCGAACGAACCGCACCGGATCGCCTTCTATCTCAACGACTTGGCGGCAGCTTTCCATTCGCTGTGGAATCGCGGCAACGACGACCCGTCGCGGCGTTTCCTGATCGAGGACGATGTCGCGCTGACGGCGGCGCGGCTTGCACTGGCGAAGGCGGCGGCGCAGGTCATTGCCAACGGGCTTGGGGTGATGGGCGTCGAGCCGGCGCGGGAAATGCACTGATGGCACGCGGCCAGCACGACCCCGACGACGATCTCGACGACGACGCCCCGTGGCTCGCCGAAGGGGTCCGCGAGACGCGCGGGTCGACGATGGTGCCGCGCGGGCGGGTGATCGGCGGCGGGCTCGTCGCGATCGCGCTCATCGTCTTGATCGGGCTGGGGATTTATCTGATCTCGGCGCGTAAGCAGGACGGGTCGAGCGGGTTCAAGCGGGCCGAGGATGCCCCGCTGATCGCCGCCGATCCCGGGCCGTACAAGCTCACCCCGACCGATCCCGGCGGGGCGTCGGTTGCCGGCATCACCGATTCGATCGCGGCGGCGGGGCGCGGCGATGATCCAGGGAGCGCGATCGATACGACCGCGACGCCCGAGGAGCCACTCGCCCGGCCCGGAACCGCGCCCGAGCCGCCAACCGATCTGCTGCCGCCCGCGGCCGCACCGGTGGCCGCACCGCCTGCCCCCGTTGCCGCTCCACCCGCCAAGGTCGTTGCAGCGCCGGTCAAGGTCGTCCCGGCCCCGATCGTGCCCCCGGCGAAGGTCGCCCCGGCCCCCGTCGTGCCTCCGGTGAAGATCGCCGCGGCTCCCGTTGTCCCCCCGGTTGCCGACAAGCCGAAGCCCAAGCCGGTCAAGCCCGCAGCCGCATTCGACCCGTCGAAACCGGTCGACCTGCTGGCGGAAACCACGCCGCCGAAGCCTGCGAAAGCGTCGGGCGGAAGCGCGTCGCTCCAGCTCGGTGCGTTCTCGTCGGCGGCCAAGGCCGATGCGGCGTGGACGGCCGCGGTCGGGCACGCCCCGGCGCTTGCTGCGTTGAGTAAGCGCGTCGAGCCGATCGACCGCGACGGCAAGACGCTCTACCGGCTTCGCGCCGGGGGCGTCGCGTCGAAGGCGGCGGCGTCCGATCTGTGCGCGAAGGTCAAGGCCGGCGGCGATGCCTGCCTCGTTGCGGAGTAAGCGATGACCCCGTTGTTCCTCGGCATGTCCGGTCCGGTGCTGACCGCCGACGAGATAA harbors:
- a CDS encoding SPOR domain-containing protein → MARGQHDPDDDLDDDAPWLAEGVRETRGSTMVPRGRVIGGGLVAIALIVLIGLGIYLISARKQDGSSGFKRAEDAPLIAADPGPYKLTPTDPGGASVAGITDSIAAAGRGDDPGSAIDTTATPEEPLARPGTAPEPPTDLLPPAAAPVAAPPAPVAAPPAKVVAAPVKVVPAPIVPPAKVAPAPVVPPVKIAAAPVVPPVADKPKPKPVKPAAAFDPSKPVDLLAETTPPKPAKASGGSASLQLGAFSSAAKADAAWTAAVGHAPALAALSKRVEPIDRDGKTLYRLRAGGVASKAAASDLCAKVKAGGDACLVAE
- a CDS encoding deoxyguanosinetriphosphate triphosphohydrolase, with product MKPYATDPAASRGRRFAEAPSATRDAFQRDRDRIVHCSAFRRLRDKTQVFVAPDGDHFRVRLTHSLEVAQIARAVARALGLNEDLTEACALAHDLGHPPFGHSGEDALEAAMAPFGGFDHNAQTVRIVTRLEQRYPGFDGLNLSWETIEGLAKHNGPVVAPTWALSEADTGFPLDLATWPGLEAQVAAAADDIAYDNHDLDDGLRAGLFTIDDVVAVPFVADCWAAVTARFPGVAARRRLVPELVREQIGRMVDDLLATSRARIAAVAPGSVADVRAAEHALIGFSDGMADSAGALKHFLRTRMYTHPEVARLRDPAVEIVAGLFAAFDADPNQLPPRWQATLPAAEPERARHVGDFIAGMTDRYALREYARVIGPSPMPGY
- the aqpZ gene encoding aquaporin Z: MIALPKRLFAEGFGTFWLVFGGCGSAVLAAAFPGVGIGLAGVSLAFGLTVLTMAYSIGHISGCHLNPAVTIGLWAGKRFPAKDILPYIVAQVAGAIVAAFVLMTIAQGGPDFVMGPTSLAVNGYGIQSPGHYTLMSGLIIEVVLTFGFLIVILGATDTRSPSGFAPIAIGLALTLIHLISIPVTNTSVNPARSTGPALLVGGLALQQLWLFWLAPIGGALLAGGAYRWLAGEPAAPAMVGEPMLGADQ
- the argS gene encoding arginine--tRNA ligase; the encoded protein is MTTVYHRYAAHVADALADLVRSGDLPPGLDTRHVTVESPRDPTHGDLATNAAMVLAKPAGMKPREIAVGIAQYLIGLPDVASAEVAGPGFLNITLNPGVWQAELRTILAEGADYGRSTMGGGKPINVEYVSANPTGPMHMGHCRGAVVGDALASLLDYAGFAVTREYYINDAGGQVDTLARSAHLRYLEALGGVVTIPEGYYPGDYLIPVGQALAAELGDHYALLPESEWLALFRSRTVAMMMDLIRDDLALLGIHHDRFFSEASLGDAVGAALADLDAKGLIYEGVLEAPKGETADDWEPRPQTLFRSSQFGDDSDRALKKSDGSWTYFAGDVAYHYDKLRRGFTGLVDMFGADHGGYVKRMTAAVAALSDGAVALDVKLVQMVRLFRAGEPVKMSKRSGSFVTLADVVHEVGKDVVRFIMLTKKSDTQLDFDFAKVVEQSRENPVFYVQYAHARICSLQRRAAEAGMVLPDADLTRLDDEELGLVKFAAQWPKIVEAAAASNEPHRIAFYLNDLAAAFHSLWNRGNDDPSRRFLIEDDVALTAARLALAKAAAQVIANGLGVMGVEPAREMH
- a CDS encoding DUF3011 domain-containing protein; this translates as MFRLVLMLAMIIAGAGSWSAPAIAQGGNWQQIECASFREPARCPIDIGRAGFVKLMQVTNPPCDQGRTWGWDANSIWVSGNCRAVFSVNRAGGGNGGGGYPGGGYPGGGGPGGGGYPGGGYPGGGGAGYPPQARQITCESWQFQPNECPADTRGGVRLLQQTGGMCTQGQTWGFTPRGIWVNNGCRGIFAVVGGRPGGPGPGGGFPTAPIPGNGGRMIVCESWQFQPSRCATDVFRRPQIDVIAGNCVQGQTWGWDRGGIWVNGGCRARFRLG